ATTGAATAACATGTTCTGGACTTACCTTTAGTATTGCCTCCTCCTTTGTCAATATACCCTCTTTAACCATGTCAACAACTGTTTTAACTCTTGCAAGAGGAGTCATCTTTGCATCTCTGCACTGTAGGAAGTATAGCTTACCTCTTTCAACAGTAAACTCTATATCCTGTACATCCTTATTCACTTTCTCTAAAAGCTTTGAAGCTCTGTAAAGCTCCTCATAAAGCTGTGGACTTATCCTCTTTAGCTCTGATACTGGATATGGAGTTCTTATACCAGCAACAACATCCTCTCCCTGTGCATTAGGTAGAAACTCACCATACAAAACATCCTCTCCAGTTGCAACATCTCTACTAAACACAACACCAGTTCCACTGTCCCATCCCATGTTTCCAAATACCATTGTAACTACATTAACAGCTGTACAATGTGCAATATCTGGTGTTACCTTATTCATTATTCTATAGAATATTGCTCTTGGATTCATCCAAGATCTAAACACAGCTTTAATTGCAAGCTCTAGCTGTTTCCAAGGGTCTTGCGGAAACTCTCCCCAGTTCTTCTTAACAACCTCTTTATACTTTTCAACAAGTTCTTTCAAATACTCTACAGATCTTTGCCACAATCTTGGAGCTATGTCTCTAGGTGGTTGAGCATCGAGTCTAGGTGTGTAAAGAGGTATCTTCTCTCTAATTTTCTGTAGTTCATCAGCAAACTTCTCTTCAGCTTCCTTCTTGAATTTTTCATTAAGCTCCTCAAAAACACTGTTAAACTGTTTTTCATCAATGCCCAACACTATTTTTCCAAACATGTTTATGAATCTTCTATAAGCATCATAAGCAAACCACTCATTATCTGCAAGTTTTGCTAATCCTACAACTACTTGATCATTTAGACCTAGGTTCAAAACAGTATCCATCATGCCAGGCATTGAAATTGGTGCTCCACTTCTCACTGAAACTAGTAATGGGTTATTTGGATCACCAAATTTCTTGCCAGTTTTCTTCTCTAAAATCCTCATGTTTTCTACAACTTGTTCCCATAAACCTTGAGGAAGCTGCAGAGAATCTATTATGCTCCATACTTTTTCAATAAGCCTATCTCTAATCTCTGGTGGTGGATTCTTCGATAATTCAGCCTCTATAGAATCAATTTCAGCTTTTCTAGGTGCATAGAAGTCTACGCAGGTGTCTGTAGTTATTATGAATCCTGGTGGTACTGGAAGTCCAAGCTTGGACATCTGTATTAAGCTTACTCCCTTACCACCAAACAACTTCTTATTATGCTCATCTGCTTCTTCAAACTGATAGACATATTTCTTCACTGTTGCTGACATTACATCTACACCTTTTTTGAACACTCATGGACAAGCTAAAAATATGTGATCTAGTTTATAAATGCTACTCACTATATTTGTGTAAAGTTAATGTAAATATAATAAACAGGTAAAGGCTAGTACCTAAAGTGATTCAAGCATAATAATAGTTTAGGCATTCAACTAAATAAGAAATTCATGTGCAAAGGGTGTATGGAATTGAGTAGATATATTGGAAAGAAATCATTTATAGATCCTTCAGTAATTATAGGTGTCAACACGTTTATATATGGCCCATCAAGGATAGGCAATGAAACAATTATTGATACAGATGTGGTAATTGGGTATCCAACAAGGAAAAAGCTATTTGAATCTAGATATACTAAACAAAGCCATGGCATTTTTGAATTGGACGAGATTTTTGATGAGTTAAGTGAAGGTAGTGTGATAGGAGGGCATTGCATTATTAGACGTGGAACAATAATATATGAAAGAACTGTAATAGGGGACTACACTGAAACAGGTCATAACGTTCTCATAAGAGAAGATACAAAAATTGGTGAAAAATGTAGAATAGGCTCATATACAATAATAGATGGTATGGTCACTATTGGTAGTAACACAGTCATACAGTCAAATACATATATACCCCCTAAGACAGTCATAGGATCTCAAGTATTTATAGCACCTAGAGTTGTGTTTACAAATGATAGATATCCACCAAGCAAAAGATTGATAGAGACTATTGTAGAGGATGATGTTGTTATAGGTGCTAATAGCACTATTATTGCAGGTATAAAAATTGGAAAAGGTGCTGTAATAGCAGCAGGTTCAGTAGTAACTAAAAGTGTTGAACCCTACACAGTTGTTGCTGGGGTTCCTGCCAAACCAATAATGAGTAGAGAAGAATATGAAAAGAGGAAAAAGAATTACGAAAACCTTGTAAATCTATTTCCATGGAAATAATCTATTCATTTAGCACCGCATACTTTTATAATCTAGATTAATATTAATTATCTCTAGGATGTAGTCAGCGTTAACTAGCCTTAGTTATAATTGGGTTGAAGAATGGGAAAGAATAAGTCGCTACTAGACTTCATTTCAAAAAAGAGTAGTTTAGATACTTCTAAAAAAGACAAAGCCTATGACACACCCTCAAACAGCTCTGATTCTTTTCAGGGAACAAACAACAAATTTGAGTCACAATCACAAGCTGAAACTATTCACAAAGAGTTGCAAGAACGAAGAAGTGATGAATACATTAGTAAAGACGAGTCTCAAAAAGTTTTAGGTACTTCAATATTGAATATTGTTATTCCAAGTAATATTAATATCAATGAGCCTATTAAAAAGACATTCTTTAAGAGAAGACTATTTGTTGACACTATTTCTTCTGCATATTTGCTTCAAGTTGATTATGATGGTGATGCTAAAAAAGCACTGCTTATATTCTATGATCCACAATCACACAAGTTAATGTTTCTTTACGACAAAACTGGTCATAAACCATATTTCTTAACTGATATAAGCATAGACAAATTCAATGACAAAAACAATCCCATTATCAAGAAAATTATTTCTCACCCTTCCTTTGATCATGTTGAAGTTGTTGATAAAATTGATCTTCTATACAATGTGAAGAGAACCCTAACAAAAGTTGTTACAAAGGACCCCCTAGCGGTAAGAACTCTAAGGGAAAGAGTTGCAAAAGCGTGGGAAGCTGATATACGCTATCACATCAATTACATCTACGATAACCTCCTAGTACCTGGTTTTCCCTATTCCATAACTGGAGCAGAGTTTAAGGAACTTAGCACTATAGATAATGAATCAATAATCGAAAATCTTAAAAAAGATTTAGGAATAGATGATGAAGAGTTAATGGATGTTGCAATACATTTTCTAAAGCTTTTTGAAGTTAAATGGTT
Above is a genomic segment from Ignisphaera cupida containing:
- a CDS encoding N-acetyltransferase, which gives rise to MSRYIGKKSFIDPSVIIGVNTFIYGPSRIGNETIIDTDVVIGYPTRKKLFESRYTKQSHGIFELDEIFDELSEGSVIGGHCIIRRGTIIYERTVIGDYTETGHNVLIREDTKIGEKCRIGSYTIIDGMVTIGSNTVIQSNTYIPPKTVIGSQVFIAPRVVFTNDRYPPSKRLIETIVEDDVVIGANSTIIAGIKIGKGAVIAAGSVVTKSVEPYTVVAGVPAKPIMSREEYEKRKKNYENLVNLFPWK